From Neorickettsia helminthoeca str. Oregon, one genomic window encodes:
- the gatB gene encoding Asp-tRNA(Asn)/Glu-tRNA(Gln) amidotransferase subunit GatB — protein sequence MYYIEGNTSKWEVVIGLEVHAQILSKNKLFSDAPCDHRKEPNTSVTLFDAAMPGVLPVLNFNCIEKAVKAGLGLQGKINLYSVFERKHYFYPDLPHGYQITQNTYPLITGGCVRIKNPEKVIRIHHIHIEQDAGKSIHDLSPDKTYIDLNRAGVPLMEIVSEPDIRSPAEAVAYVNKLKLILQCVGASNANMEKGELRCDVNVSVRKLGEEKMGNRCEIKNLNSTKSLAQAIEYEARRQVEILESGGSIEVETKLFDVNNLNTRAIRSKESVMDYRYFPDPDLLPLVLEEEYIEKIKSFLPELPDAREERYVNDLKLPTYDAEVIVSNVRASHYFDCLLEMGHAAKLAARWLTVELFGLLNKNNISFEDNKITPEILGELLTLVVDEEISERTAKEVLAKSLDGVSSPKEIVKRDGLQQITDQNIILGHVETVLNENPDKLQEYLSGRDKILGFFVGQIIKRSNGNASPHVVNKILMQEIAKRR from the coding sequence ATGTACTATATAGAAGGAAATACATCTAAGTGGGAAGTTGTCATTGGATTAGAGGTGCATGCCCAAATTCTTTCTAAGAATAAACTTTTCTCCGATGCTCCGTGTGACCACCGTAAAGAGCCTAATACATCAGTTACACTCTTCGACGCGGCAATGCCTGGTGTACTTCCTGTACTGAACTTCAATTGTATCGAGAAAGCAGTAAAAGCTGGCCTTGGGTTGCAGGGGAAGATCAATTTGTACTCAGTGTTCGAAAGAAAACACTACTTCTATCCGGATCTCCCACATGGATACCAGATCACACAGAATACCTATCCACTTATTACAGGTGGTTGTGTGAGGATAAAAAATCCTGAAAAAGTCATTAGAATACATCATATACATATCGAACAAGATGCTGGAAAAAGTATTCATGATCTCTCACCGGATAAGACTTACATAGATCTTAATAGAGCCGGCGTCCCCTTAATGGAAATAGTTTCAGAGCCTGATATAAGATCTCCTGCTGAAGCAGTTGCGTATGTGAATAAATTGAAACTCATCCTACAGTGTGTTGGTGCCTCTAATGCGAACATGGAAAAAGGCGAATTGCGCTGTGATGTAAATGTCTCGGTCCGCAAATTGGGCGAGGAAAAAATGGGAAATAGATGCGAGATCAAAAATCTCAATTCGACAAAGAGTCTCGCCCAGGCCATAGAATATGAGGCACGAAGACAAGTCGAGATTCTAGAAAGTGGTGGCTCAATTGAAGTAGAAACAAAATTGTTTGATGTCAACAACTTGAACACAAGAGCAATACGCTCCAAGGAGTCCGTGATGGATTATAGGTATTTTCCAGACCCTGATCTGCTACCGCTAGTCCTGGAAGAGGAATATATCGAGAAAATTAAGAGCTTCCTGCCAGAGTTACCTGATGCAAGAGAAGAAAGGTATGTGAATGATCTGAAGTTGCCAACATACGATGCTGAGGTGATTGTTTCGAATGTACGGGCTTCGCATTATTTCGATTGCTTATTGGAGATGGGTCACGCTGCGAAGCTTGCTGCTAGATGGTTGACTGTTGAGCTGTTTGGCCTGTTGAACAAGAATAATATTAGTTTTGAAGACAATAAGATCACGCCTGAAATATTAGGAGAACTCCTTACACTTGTAGTAGATGAAGAGATTTCCGAGCGTACAGCAAAAGAGGTTTTAGCGAAAAGTTTGGATGGCGTAAGTTCACCAAAGGAAATTGTCAAACGTGATGGTCTACAACAGATTACAGATCAAAATATTATTCTTGGTCATGTAGAGACTGTACTGAATGAAAATCCGGATAAATTGCAGGAATATCTCTCTGGTAGGGATAAAATTCTTGGATTTTTTGTTGGTCAGATAATCAAGAGAAGTAATGGGAATGCCAGTCCACACGTAGTCAATAAGATACTTATGCAGGAAATCGCAAAGCGTCGGTAG
- a CDS encoding nucleoside deaminase, with amino-acid sequence MKFMKLALEIARESDKEVPVGAVLVQDGVVVASSGNRMFRDSDPTAHAEMIVIKVALKKLGSGFLDEAELYVTLEPCPMCMYAISLSRIKALYFAAYDEKRGAISNCCLGNDVYFHIPQVYDGLMQEEASSLLSDFFKKLRNKKDST; translated from the coding sequence ATGAAATTTATGAAACTGGCCTTAGAAATTGCGCGTGAATCGGATAAAGAGGTGCCAGTTGGTGCGGTATTGGTACAAGATGGTGTAGTTGTAGCATCATCAGGGAATCGTATGTTTCGGGATTCTGATCCTACAGCACATGCTGAAATGATTGTGATCAAGGTCGCTCTAAAGAAATTAGGTAGTGGGTTTCTTGATGAAGCAGAGCTCTATGTCACTCTGGAACCATGTCCCATGTGTATGTATGCTATCTCTTTAAGTAGGATCAAAGCACTTTATTTCGCTGCTTACGATGAAAAGCGTGGCGCCATTTCGAATTGTTGTTTGGGCAATGATGTATATTTCCATATACCACAGGTGTATGATGGCCTAATGCAGGAAGAGGCTAGCTCGTTGTTATCCGATTTTTTTAAAAAGCTTAGGAACAAGAAGGACAGCACTTGA
- a CDS encoding UDP-N-acetylglucosamine--N-acetylmuramyl-(pentapeptide) pyrophosphoryl-undecaprenol N-acetylglucosamine transferase, with protein MTTKYRYFIAAGGTGGHIFPALAVAEALGNEGLFITDKRSRNYGNRNIIAPCSVLPIVSSARKFKFLISFLPSVLKTLKLIIIHRPEGILSFGGYPCLPVLTAALLTRRRIFLHESNTVPGRVNRIFMRFAKKIMIGLPLKDKISRTVETGNPLTRDVIPKPYPKNSKRCILVIGGSQGSSVLGLAVARILAKFAEKTNLEITHQCKEADVIALRNFYIENKLTAEVSHFFNNIPEKIEHADLVISRSGAISISEILTIGRPGIFIPYPEAKDNHQFFNAKFVDDNHMGILLEEKNFTQESLIAAMEKVFTGLPFYLEKLTLFSHQQATQKVLDILKS; from the coding sequence ATGACAACGAAGTACAGGTATTTTATTGCTGCCGGCGGGACGGGCGGACATATTTTTCCAGCACTAGCGGTAGCAGAGGCACTCGGAAATGAAGGACTCTTCATAACGGATAAACGATCCAGAAACTACGGTAATAGGAACATTATAGCTCCATGCAGTGTTCTGCCAATTGTTTCTAGTGCAAGAAAATTCAAGTTTCTGATCTCCTTTCTACCGAGCGTCCTTAAGACTCTTAAGCTTATAATCATTCATAGACCAGAAGGAATACTATCATTTGGTGGATATCCATGTCTTCCCGTTCTGACAGCAGCGCTCTTGACACGACGACGAATTTTCCTACACGAATCCAATACTGTACCTGGCAGAGTGAATAGGATCTTTATGAGATTCGCGAAGAAGATCATGATAGGACTTCCCTTGAAAGATAAAATAAGTAGGACTGTGGAAACCGGCAACCCTCTAACAAGGGACGTAATTCCAAAACCATATCCCAAGAATTCAAAAAGATGTATTTTAGTCATTGGAGGAAGTCAGGGTAGTAGTGTCTTAGGGCTGGCAGTAGCCAGGATATTAGCAAAATTCGCTGAAAAAACAAATCTCGAGATAACACACCAATGCAAGGAGGCAGACGTCATAGCACTGCGGAATTTTTACATAGAAAATAAATTAACGGCGGAAGTATCACACTTTTTCAATAACATCCCGGAGAAAATTGAACACGCAGACCTAGTGATCTCCCGTAGTGGAGCAATCTCTATCAGCGAAATCCTTACAATAGGGAGACCCGGTATATTCATCCCCTACCCCGAAGCAAAGGATAACCACCAATTCTTCAATGCGAAATTCGTTGATGACAACCATATGGGTATTCTGCTCGAGGAGAAGAACTTCACTCAAGAATCACTGATCGCTGCAATGGAGAAAGTATTCACTGGACTCCCATTCTATCTAGAGAAATTGACTCTTTTCAGCCATCAACAGGCAACACAAAAAGTCCTGGACATATTAAAGAGTTAG
- the fmt gene encoding methionyl-tRNA formyltransferase, with translation MKIIFMGSSEFAIPTLLKLLTIPELEVVEVYSKPPKPKGRGLQTVITPIHSIALQHDLSVKTPSSLKEEILQDCDVIVVVSYGLILPNSVLAHPRIAAINIHPSLLPRWRGPSPIQYTLLGGDKEAGVSIIDVTQELDAGAIYAQEFIILDGTETYSALHDRLAILGASMLCDVVRNIRNIKPIPQIAEEATYTKKLPNSVDVDFEESVEIFFRKLRVFGAVFAEAFDMRIKIVEASLSDAHLYTDELGLVFKKETKELFLQFRDGKVLIKIVQPVNKKKMPVRDFLNGISNIVNL, from the coding sequence GTGAAAATAATCTTCATGGGATCATCGGAGTTTGCGATCCCTACGCTTTTGAAGCTTCTGACAATTCCTGAGCTTGAAGTAGTAGAGGTTTACAGCAAACCTCCAAAACCAAAGGGACGCGGCTTGCAGACCGTTATTACACCGATACATTCTATAGCACTGCAGCATGATTTGTCTGTGAAGACACCTAGTTCGTTGAAGGAAGAGATACTCCAGGACTGCGATGTAATAGTTGTAGTATCGTATGGCTTGATTCTTCCAAATAGCGTCTTGGCACACCCTAGAATTGCGGCGATCAACATTCATCCATCCCTTTTACCTCGCTGGCGAGGACCTTCTCCTATCCAGTACACACTTCTCGGAGGAGACAAAGAGGCAGGTGTCTCAATAATAGACGTCACACAGGAGCTAGACGCTGGAGCCATATATGCGCAGGAATTCATAATTCTGGATGGCACGGAGACCTATAGTGCGCTACACGACAGACTTGCAATACTTGGTGCCTCGATGCTCTGCGACGTTGTTAGAAATATAAGAAATATTAAGCCCATACCGCAAATTGCTGAGGAGGCAACATATACAAAAAAACTCCCAAACTCTGTGGATGTCGATTTTGAGGAAAGTGTGGAAATCTTCTTTAGAAAGCTCAGAGTTTTTGGCGCTGTTTTCGCAGAAGCCTTTGATATGCGTATCAAGATAGTGGAAGCTTCGTTATCCGATGCACATCTGTATACAGACGAACTAGGATTGGTTTTCAAAAAAGAAACGAAAGAATTGTTCCTACAATTCAGGGACGGAAAAGTACTGATAAAGATCGTGCAGCCAGTTAACAAGAAAAAGATGCCAGTAAGAGATTTCCTGAATGGGATATCCAACATAGTGAATCTCTGA
- the nadE gene encoding NAD(+) synthase, whose amino-acid sequence MRRYYLFIVQELQKYLRESGFSNVLIGLSGGIDSALVAAIAVDALGSERVYTVMMPSPYTSKQSIEDAEEIAKRLEVEHTIIPINHIMKSFEASLSRVVEWEPEDITEQNLQARIRGVILMGLSNKTNKMVLATSNKSEILTGYFTLHGDTCGGYAPISSLFKTQVYELVRWRNENIVEGLNLQKRYIIPKTISEKLPTAELRYSQKDLDTLPEYKILDQILALDLQKQGIQDVAKALQLDEQVVSRVADMVKKSEYKRRYLPVSPNLSLLD is encoded by the coding sequence ATGAGAAGATACTACTTATTCATAGTACAGGAATTGCAAAAATATCTGAGAGAATCAGGTTTCTCAAACGTCTTGATTGGTCTCTCTGGAGGGATAGACTCAGCACTGGTCGCTGCAATTGCAGTCGACGCGCTTGGCAGTGAACGTGTCTACACGGTTATGATGCCCTCACCCTACACAAGCAAGCAAAGTATCGAAGACGCAGAAGAAATCGCAAAACGTTTGGAAGTAGAACATACCATTATCCCCATAAACCACATAATGAAATCATTTGAGGCTTCACTCTCAAGAGTCGTGGAATGGGAACCTGAAGATATCACAGAACAAAATCTTCAAGCGCGTATAAGAGGCGTGATACTAATGGGACTATCAAACAAAACCAACAAGATGGTACTCGCAACAAGTAACAAATCTGAGATTCTTACTGGTTACTTCACGTTGCATGGCGATACATGCGGTGGCTATGCGCCTATTTCCTCTCTCTTTAAAACACAAGTGTATGAGTTGGTTAGGTGGCGCAACGAAAACATCGTTGAGGGATTAAATTTACAAAAAAGATACATTATCCCTAAAACAATATCCGAGAAATTACCAACCGCTGAACTAAGATACTCACAGAAAGACCTGGACACATTGCCAGAGTACAAAATACTTGATCAGATTCTGGCACTGGACCTGCAGAAACAGGGTATCCAAGATGTAGCGAAAGCACTACAGCTTGATGAACAAGTAGTGTCTAGAGTTGCTGATATGGTAAAGAAATCCGAATATAAACGAAGATATTTACCAGTCAGTCCGAATCTCTCTTTATTGGATTAA
- the lipB gene encoding lipoyl(octanoyl) transferase LipB, with translation MEWRIDTGFVDYQESLKLMQERVTQIIFGTGDELIWMLQYQSLYTGGSSADTSELLNQSTFPVFHVGRGGRYTYHGPGQRVVYLMLDLKKRDLCDLRRYISLLEEVVIRALSKFGVMGIRKEKYIGVWVETKDGLQKKIAAIGVRISKWVSYHGIAINLYPSLEHYCGIVPCGVKEFGVTSLKEMGIGVSDFGDFDRYFQEAFQSVFVEI, from the coding sequence ATGGAATGGAGAATTGATACGGGTTTTGTTGATTATCAGGAATCACTAAAGCTGATGCAGGAGAGGGTAACTCAAATTATCTTTGGGACAGGCGATGAGTTAATCTGGATGTTGCAGTATCAGTCATTATACACAGGTGGTTCGAGCGCAGACACAAGCGAATTATTGAATCAGAGTACTTTTCCCGTTTTCCATGTGGGTAGGGGTGGCAGGTATACTTATCACGGACCTGGACAGAGGGTTGTATATTTAATGTTGGATCTAAAAAAACGTGATCTATGTGATCTTAGACGTTACATTTCTCTTTTAGAAGAGGTCGTTATACGCGCGTTGAGTAAGTTTGGAGTAATGGGAATCAGGAAGGAGAAATATATCGGTGTCTGGGTGGAGACCAAAGACGGTCTCCAGAAAAAAATTGCAGCTATCGGTGTGAGAATCAGTAAATGGGTAAGCTACCATGGTATTGCAATTAATTTATATCCAAGTTTGGAGCACTATTGTGGAATAGTGCCATGCGGGGTCAAAGAATTTGGTGTGACTTCATTGAAGGAAATGGGTATCGGGGTCAGTGATTTTGGAGATTTTGATCGATACTTTCAGGAAGCATTTCAGTCTGTTTTCGTAGAGATATAG
- the truB gene encoding tRNA pseudouridine(55) synthase TruB produces MSGQQCVEGWLNLDKERGISSFGALRLVKRKLGIKKAGYLGTLDPLATGVLVIAVGKATKLIPKIDDSEKAYDFTVEWGAETDTLDSEGQIIRSSDNIPGRESILEVLPLFIGEVTQIPPRFSAVHINGRRAYSLARAGIEFDINPKTVVIHALELIEHVYKRSIFRVLCGRGTYVRAIARDIAHKLDSLAFVSGIRRTKSGIFGLADSHTLSEITLNHLVPIIQEMPLRAS; encoded by the coding sequence ATGTCGGGGCAGCAGTGCGTTGAAGGTTGGTTAAACTTGGATAAGGAAAGAGGTATCTCCTCTTTTGGTGCGCTTCGTTTAGTGAAGCGTAAGCTCGGTATAAAGAAAGCAGGATACCTCGGAACATTAGATCCATTAGCAACAGGAGTTCTCGTGATTGCCGTAGGGAAGGCAACTAAATTGATCCCCAAAATAGACGACTCAGAGAAGGCATATGACTTCACAGTCGAATGGGGCGCCGAAACCGATACCCTAGATTCTGAAGGTCAAATTATCCGGAGCAGTGATAATATTCCCGGCCGTGAGTCGATTTTAGAAGTTCTGCCACTTTTCATTGGAGAGGTAACGCAGATACCACCGAGATTTTCTGCAGTTCATATAAATGGTCGTAGGGCATACTCGTTGGCAAGGGCAGGCATTGAGTTCGATATTAATCCTAAGACAGTTGTGATCCACGCTTTGGAGTTAATCGAACATGTATACAAACGATCAATCTTCAGGGTGCTGTGCGGAAGGGGGACATACGTTCGAGCTATCGCCAGGGATATTGCGCACAAACTGGACTCTTTGGCTTTTGTTAGCGGAATCCGCAGGACAAAATCTGGTATCTTTGGACTTGCTGACTCGCACACATTATCTGAGATCACACTGAATCACTTAGTTCCCATAATTCAGGAGATGCCTCTCCGCGCCTCATAA
- the clpB gene encoding ATP-dependent chaperone ClpB, producing the protein MRLDKFTENSAAIIQSAQLDAVSMGHQMLTTLHILKSLINNTDGLIPQLLEQCNANPEIILKKISTALQKLPSVHGQGAGHIHLTPDAAQAIQGAMGIAQRAQDSFVTVERLLQGIAAEKSEASEILKDQGVSAPKLQQIIDATRGNRKADSANAESTFNALKRYTKDLTEVARSGKLDPVIGRDEEIRRVMQVLSRRTKNNPVLIGDPGVGKTAIVEGLAMRMVAKDVPQNLAGASLLSLDLGALIAGSKYRGEFEERLKSVINELTDSAGGIILFIDELHTLVGAGATDGAMDASNLLKPALARGEIHCVGATTLDEYKKHIEKDAALARRFQPVFVGQPTEEDTISILRGIKEKYEVHHGIRIADSAVVSAATLSNRYITDRFLPDKAIDLMDEAASKIRIESDSKPEVIDELDRKIIQLKIEAEALKKEKDANSVSRLEKIRQDLESLEKKQADLESVWQSEKSKLKEIQKIKEELNEARQSLEVAQRNGDLATAGRLLYGTIRDLEGRLTREEKHAEGTLLKREVTEDDIAAIVAKWTGIPVEKMMGSEQQKLLNIENALKKQVIGQNEAVEAVSNAVKRARAGIQDANRPLGSFMFLGSTGVGKTELSKALAKFLFDDESALLRVDMSEYMEKHSVARLIGAPPGYVGYEEGGVLTEAVRRRPYQVILFDEIEKAHHDVFNILLQVLDEGRLTDSQGHVVDFKNTILILTSNLGAEVLSETERITDTEKTQIMEIVRKFFRPEFLNRLDEILFFNRLSNEDIGKIAEIQLCKLQNLLKSKNLEIEFTQRAKDWICEQGYHPIYGARPLKRVIQQHVQNPLAQIILSGKVAVDGKILIDQIDDKLVIQS; encoded by the coding sequence ATGCGACTCGACAAATTCACGGAAAATTCAGCAGCAATAATACAAAGTGCACAACTCGATGCGGTAAGTATGGGACACCAGATGCTCACCACACTCCACATCTTGAAATCGCTAATTAATAATACGGATGGCCTTATTCCGCAGTTGCTTGAACAGTGCAATGCTAATCCTGAAATTATACTGAAAAAAATAAGCACCGCTCTTCAGAAGTTGCCATCAGTGCATGGACAAGGAGCTGGACATATACATCTAACACCAGACGCAGCACAAGCCATCCAAGGAGCTATGGGTATTGCGCAAAGAGCTCAGGATAGTTTCGTGACCGTCGAAAGGTTACTGCAAGGGATTGCAGCAGAGAAATCAGAAGCCTCCGAGATTTTGAAGGATCAAGGTGTCAGCGCACCGAAACTACAACAAATCATCGATGCCACAAGAGGAAACAGAAAGGCCGACTCTGCAAATGCAGAAAGTACCTTCAATGCCTTAAAACGCTACACAAAAGATCTGACAGAAGTTGCACGCTCCGGAAAACTTGACCCTGTCATAGGCAGAGACGAGGAAATCAGGAGAGTGATGCAAGTACTCTCAAGAAGGACAAAAAACAATCCAGTACTCATTGGAGATCCTGGTGTTGGAAAGACTGCCATTGTAGAGGGGCTCGCGATGCGCATGGTTGCAAAGGATGTCCCACAAAATTTGGCTGGTGCTTCGCTGCTCTCGCTGGACTTGGGTGCACTTATAGCTGGATCAAAATATAGGGGAGAATTCGAAGAAAGGCTAAAATCTGTGATTAATGAGCTCACAGATTCAGCCGGAGGGATCATTCTGTTCATAGATGAGCTTCATACCCTGGTCGGAGCCGGCGCAACTGATGGGGCAATGGACGCATCGAATTTGCTGAAACCAGCTCTAGCGCGCGGGGAAATACACTGCGTAGGCGCAACTACACTGGATGAATATAAAAAACACATAGAAAAGGATGCAGCATTGGCAAGGAGATTCCAGCCAGTTTTCGTTGGCCAGCCTACTGAAGAAGATACAATATCGATTCTGCGCGGAATAAAAGAAAAATACGAGGTCCATCACGGAATAAGAATAGCTGATAGCGCTGTTGTTTCTGCGGCGACACTATCTAACAGATATATAACCGACAGATTCTTACCGGATAAGGCAATAGATCTAATGGACGAAGCAGCCAGCAAAATTAGAATCGAATCTGATAGTAAACCGGAAGTAATAGATGAACTTGATAGAAAAATCATCCAGCTGAAGATAGAAGCCGAGGCATTAAAAAAGGAAAAAGATGCTAATTCGGTAAGCAGGCTGGAAAAAATTAGGCAGGATCTGGAAAGTCTAGAGAAAAAACAAGCGGACTTAGAAAGCGTATGGCAATCTGAGAAGTCGAAACTCAAAGAGATCCAGAAAATCAAAGAAGAACTCAACGAAGCAAGACAGTCCCTGGAGGTAGCTCAAAGGAACGGAGATCTTGCAACAGCCGGAAGACTTCTATACGGTACCATCCGTGACTTAGAAGGCAGACTGACTCGCGAAGAAAAGCATGCAGAAGGTACTCTTCTAAAACGGGAGGTGACAGAGGATGATATAGCAGCCATAGTAGCGAAGTGGACCGGCATCCCTGTCGAGAAGATGATGGGAAGCGAACAACAAAAACTTCTCAATATAGAGAATGCGCTGAAGAAACAAGTCATAGGTCAGAACGAAGCGGTAGAAGCTGTCAGTAATGCTGTCAAACGTGCAAGAGCTGGGATTCAGGATGCAAATCGTCCACTTGGTTCTTTTATGTTTTTGGGCTCGACTGGCGTCGGAAAAACTGAACTTAGTAAAGCACTCGCGAAGTTCCTCTTCGATGATGAGTCAGCTCTACTCCGGGTCGATATGTCGGAATATATGGAAAAGCACTCAGTAGCAAGACTGATTGGTGCACCTCCAGGTTATGTAGGCTATGAAGAAGGTGGTGTCCTGACAGAAGCAGTAAGGCGTCGCCCTTATCAAGTGATACTGTTCGATGAAATAGAAAAAGCACATCATGATGTTTTCAATATATTGTTACAGGTCCTTGACGAGGGAAGATTAACTGATAGTCAAGGTCACGTTGTGGATTTCAAGAATACGATTCTTATACTGACATCAAATCTCGGAGCAGAGGTCCTCTCGGAAACTGAAAGGATCACTGACACTGAAAAGACACAAATAATGGAAATAGTTAGAAAATTTTTCCGTCCTGAGTTTCTCAACCGGCTTGATGAAATTCTCTTTTTCAATCGTCTGAGTAATGAAGATATAGGAAAAATCGCTGAGATACAGTTGTGCAAACTCCAGAATCTCCTTAAATCCAAGAACCTAGAGATCGAATTCACGCAACGAGCCAAAGACTGGATATGTGAACAGGGCTATCACCCTATATATGGAGCCAGACCACTAAAACGTGTGATTCAGCAACACGTTCAGAATCCGCTTGCACAAATAATTCTCTCAGGCAAGGTTGCCGTTGATGGGAAAATACTCATCGATCAGATCGATGATAAACTGGTGATCCAATCTTAA
- a CDS encoding Rne/Rng family ribonuclease — translation MKKILIDSTEDETRVAILKDGLLIGYDLESASNLPQKGNIYLGVVFRVDDSLQAAFVEYLPGEYGFLPFSEIPVTYFDLLEDVKVNAIAEDKHVYLYKNFNATEVIKKGLVIFVQVTKEKRRNKDVTLTAYVRLPNRYCVLMPFSKDFVLSKQISDEKAVNRLTQLVEEKIGDRKYGVIFKSYCENADEKNIINDYNLLVSQWDAIASRKEEGKAPRLIFREANLVKKILRDSYDSSVGAIIINDKHVYQETVDYVQSALYFDNHHVTLYEERLPLFDKYKVEAQIDSLYEENVPLRNGGYIVINTTEALTAIDVNSGRMKKETNIEETAYKVNMDAVVEIVRQLELRGIAGIIVIDLIDMSNSKYIANVEKALLDGFKRYKARVQITSINKFGLVTISKQRTRHNISEFHMAKCPQCGGKGKTLKLEYQVRRVFSSIYTSPPCREVSIITGPEMAAFLFNNYRSKIIRAEEEIGVKISIKVDVHMDPLKGFEISVQGKDKGVSISAIQEKNHDVAPISEGQVAIKETPIQSRSLASASRRSWVASWIRRLVGSQ, via the coding sequence TTGAAAAAGATACTCATAGATTCAACTGAAGATGAAACCAGAGTCGCTATCCTGAAGGATGGCCTGTTGATCGGATATGATCTCGAAAGTGCTTCTAACCTCCCTCAAAAGGGAAATATCTATTTGGGTGTAGTCTTCAGGGTCGATGATTCGCTTCAGGCTGCTTTCGTTGAGTACTTGCCTGGAGAATACGGGTTTCTACCGTTCTCTGAGATTCCCGTGACGTATTTTGATCTCCTTGAGGATGTGAAGGTCAATGCTATCGCAGAAGACAAGCATGTGTATCTTTACAAGAACTTCAATGCGACGGAAGTCATCAAAAAGGGATTGGTGATCTTCGTCCAGGTTACCAAAGAAAAGCGACGCAATAAAGATGTTACCTTGACCGCCTATGTGAGATTACCCAATAGATATTGTGTTCTCATGCCTTTTTCCAAAGATTTTGTTTTATCTAAGCAAATTTCCGATGAGAAAGCTGTGAACCGCTTGACACAACTTGTAGAGGAGAAAATAGGTGATCGAAAGTATGGTGTTATATTCAAGTCCTACTGCGAGAATGCTGATGAAAAAAATATCATCAATGATTATAACCTGCTGGTCTCCCAGTGGGATGCAATAGCATCCAGAAAAGAAGAAGGTAAAGCACCCAGGTTGATTTTCCGTGAAGCAAACTTGGTCAAGAAAATTCTCAGAGATTCCTATGATAGCAGTGTTGGAGCAATAATCATCAATGATAAGCATGTCTACCAGGAAACAGTCGATTATGTGCAGAGTGCTCTATATTTTGATAACCACCATGTCACTCTTTATGAAGAGAGATTACCTCTTTTCGATAAATATAAGGTAGAGGCTCAAATTGATAGTTTGTATGAGGAAAACGTCCCTCTAAGAAATGGAGGTTATATCGTCATCAATACAACTGAAGCACTCACAGCAATAGATGTGAACTCCGGGAGAATGAAAAAGGAAACTAACATCGAAGAAACTGCCTACAAAGTCAATATGGACGCTGTCGTCGAAATAGTACGTCAGCTGGAGCTCAGGGGAATAGCAGGAATCATCGTGATAGATCTCATAGATATGAGTAATTCCAAATATATCGCGAACGTCGAAAAAGCCCTACTTGATGGATTTAAGCGCTATAAGGCAAGAGTCCAGATTACCTCAATTAATAAATTCGGACTTGTTACAATTTCCAAGCAGAGGACCAGACATAATATTTCCGAATTTCACATGGCTAAGTGTCCACAGTGCGGAGGTAAAGGAAAAACGCTCAAGCTAGAATATCAAGTTCGTAGAGTCTTCTCGAGCATATATACCTCTCCTCCGTGTAGGGAGGTCTCCATTATAACAGGCCCCGAAATGGCAGCCTTTCTATTCAATAATTATCGTAGTAAGATAATCCGCGCTGAAGAGGAAATTGGAGTCAAGATCAGCATAAAAGTCGATGTGCACATGGATCCGCTCAAAGGATTTGAAATCTCTGTCCAGGGCAAGGATAAGGGTGTGAGTATATCAGCGATTCAGGAAAAAAATCATGATGTTGCCCCGATCTCTGAAGGACAGGTTGCGATCAAAGAAACGCCGATCCAATCGCGATCTCTAGCCAGTGCTTCTAGGAGATCCTGGGTTGCTTCGTGGATCCGTAGATTAGTAGGATCGCAGTAA